A single genomic interval of Nitratidesulfovibrio sp. SRB-5 harbors:
- a CDS encoding NAD(P)H-dependent glycerol-3-phosphate dehydrogenase, translating to MRIAVIGGGSWGTALAHLLAGKGYDVRLLLRDADVARAINTRHENPRYLAGLALHPGVRAHVVAAEALEGAEVVLSVVPCQQVRGVLRGLRPLLPREVVFVSASKGVETGSMRTIAEMVAEELEGLDPRYAVLSGPSFAAEVVRNLPTAVVLGCTDADLGARLREVFSTPGFRTYSSTDVRGVELGGAVKNVIAIAAGLSDGLGFGSNARAGLITRGLAEMSRLGEALGARASTFMGLSGLGDLVLTCTGDLSRNRQVGLRLAEGRALADIVTEMRMVAEGVKTTEAVHDLAAAMGVDMPITDAMYSVLHDGANPHDAVRELMTRELKEE from the coding sequence ATGCGCATCGCCGTCATCGGGGGCGGCAGCTGGGGCACGGCCCTGGCCCACCTGCTGGCGGGCAAGGGCTACGATGTGCGCCTGCTGCTGCGCGACGCCGATGTGGCGCGGGCCATCAACACCCGGCACGAAAACCCGCGCTATCTGGCGGGGCTGGCCCTGCATCCCGGCGTGCGCGCGCACGTGGTCGCCGCCGAGGCGCTGGAAGGCGCGGAGGTGGTGCTTTCCGTGGTGCCCTGCCAGCAGGTGCGCGGGGTGCTGCGCGGGTTGCGGCCCCTGCTGCCGCGCGAGGTGGTGTTCGTCAGCGCCAGCAAGGGCGTGGAGACGGGCAGCATGCGCACCATCGCCGAGATGGTGGCGGAGGAACTGGAAGGGCTGGACCCGCGCTACGCCGTGCTTTCCGGGCCGTCCTTCGCGGCGGAGGTGGTGCGCAACCTGCCCACCGCCGTGGTGCTGGGCTGCACGGACGCGGACCTTGGCGCGCGGCTGCGCGAGGTGTTTTCCACCCCCGGCTTCCGCACCTATTCCAGTACGGACGTGCGCGGGGTGGAACTGGGCGGCGCGGTGAAGAACGTCATCGCCATTGCCGCCGGGCTGTCCGACGGCCTCGGCTTCGGCAGCAACGCGCGGGCCGGGCTGATCACGCGCGGGCTGGCGGAAATGTCCCGCCTGGGCGAGGCGCTGGGGGCGCGGGCATCCACCTTCATGGGGCTTTCCGGTCTGGGCGATCTGGTGCTGACCTGCACGGGCGACCTTTCGCGCAACCGGCAGGTGGGGCTGCGTCTGGCCGAGGGGCGGGCGCTGGCCGACATCGTCACCGAGATGCGCATGGTGGCCGAAGGGGTGAAGACCACAGAGGCCGTGCACGACCTTGCCGCCGCCATGGGCGTGGACATGCCCATCACCGACGCCATGTACAGCGTGCTGCACGACGGCGCCAACCCGCACGACGCGGTGCGCGAACTGATGACCCGCGAGCTGAAGGAAGAGTAA
- a CDS encoding secondary thiamine-phosphate synthase enzyme YjbQ, which produces METLSLRTTAREQLLDVTEELQELVARKGWTEGALVLFCPHTTGAVTVNEAADPDVARDIAVNMGTIVPRRGDYRHAEGNSDAHIKTSLFGPSMLLIVDGGRLRLGTWQGVYFCEFDGPRERRLWVQWLPG; this is translated from the coding sequence ATGGAAACGCTGTCCCTGCGCACCACCGCGCGCGAACAATTGCTGGACGTGACCGAAGAACTTCAGGAACTGGTGGCCCGCAAAGGCTGGACCGAAGGCGCACTGGTGCTGTTCTGCCCGCACACCACCGGCGCGGTGACCGTGAACGAGGCGGCGGACCCGGACGTTGCCCGCGACATCGCCGTGAACATGGGCACCATCGTCCCCCGGCGCGGTGATTACCGCCACGCCGAAGGCAACAGCGACGCGCACATCAAGACCAGCCTGTTCGGGCCGTCCATGCTGCTCATCGTGGATGGCGGGCGGTTGCGCCTTGGCACATGGCAGGGGGTGTACTTCTGCGAATTCGACGGCCCGCGCGAGCGCAGGCTGTGGGTGCAGTGGCTGCCGGGGTAG
- the ahbB gene encoding siroheme decarboxylase subunit beta: MSRPDDTAPRFTDTERRILTIVQKNLPDSATPYADIAAAVGTDEATVLDLLRRMKEDGSIRRFGASIKHQRAGWTHNAMVAWRVTEQQAEEAGKQAAEHPLISHAYYRPSSAPDWPYELYTMIHGRHETEHLEVIEQLRRETVLDEYAVLESLRELKKTSMVYFPE; encoded by the coding sequence ATGAGCCGTCCCGACGACACCGCGCCCCGATTCACCGACACCGAGCGCCGCATCCTGACCATCGTGCAGAAGAACCTGCCCGACAGCGCCACCCCTTACGCAGACATCGCCGCCGCCGTGGGCACCGACGAAGCCACCGTGCTCGACCTGCTGCGCCGCATGAAGGAAGACGGCTCCATCCGCCGCTTCGGCGCCAGCATCAAGCACCAGCGCGCCGGGTGGACCCACAACGCCATGGTGGCCTGGCGCGTCACCGAACAGCAGGCCGAAGAGGCGGGCAAGCAGGCCGCCGAACACCCGCTGATCTCGCACGCCTACTACCGCCCCTCGTCCGCGCCCGACTGGCCGTACGAACTGTACACCATGATCCATGGCCGCCACGAAACGGAACACCTGGAAGTCATCGAACAACTACGTCGCGAAACCGTGCTCGACGAATACGCCGTGCTCGAATCGCTGCGCGAGCTGAAAAAGACCTCCATGGTCTATTTTCCGGAATAG
- the hemL gene encoding glutamate-1-semialdehyde 2,1-aminomutase: MDHRSKELFERAQQLIPGGVNSPVRACLGVDSDPLFVAHAKGSHLTTVDGETFVDYVQSWGPMLLGHAHPVVASAIHAAVDRGTSYGAPCEDEVVLAEAVIDALPGVQMVRMVNSGTEATMSALRLARGVTGRNKVVKFVGCYHGHADAFLASAGSGVATLSIPGTPGVPEATVRDTLLAPYNDLTAVAELFTLHGKDIAAIIVEPVAGNMGLVLPVNGFLQGLRDLCTEHGALLIFDEVITGFRVNYGGAQKRFGITPDLTTLGKIIGGGLPVGAYGGRADLMRRIAPCGEVYQAGTLSGNPLAMAAGIATLAELKKSDYDALEARVAALATELQAILAAKGVPVRVNTIASMFTVFFTDQPVTDFASAKTANAALYTSYYKQMRDKGIYLAPSPFEAAMVSFAHTDADLAALLDAARAITLSA, translated from the coding sequence ATGGACCACCGCTCCAAGGAACTTTTCGAACGCGCCCAGCAACTCATCCCCGGCGGGGTCAACAGCCCCGTGCGCGCCTGCCTGGGCGTTGACAGCGACCCCCTGTTCGTGGCCCACGCCAAGGGCAGCCACCTGACCACCGTGGACGGTGAAACCTTCGTCGACTACGTGCAGTCATGGGGCCCCATGCTGCTCGGCCACGCCCACCCCGTGGTGGCCAGCGCCATCCACGCCGCCGTGGACCGGGGCACCAGCTACGGCGCCCCCTGCGAAGACGAGGTGGTCCTGGCAGAAGCCGTCATCGACGCCCTGCCCGGCGTGCAAATGGTGCGCATGGTCAATTCGGGGACAGAAGCCACCATGAGCGCCCTGCGCCTTGCGCGCGGCGTCACCGGCCGCAACAAGGTGGTCAAGTTCGTGGGCTGCTACCACGGCCATGCCGACGCCTTTCTGGCCAGCGCCGGTTCGGGCGTGGCCACCCTGTCCATTCCCGGCACCCCCGGCGTGCCCGAGGCCACGGTGCGCGACACCCTGCTGGCCCCCTACAACGACCTGACCGCCGTGGCGGAACTGTTCACCCTGCACGGCAAGGACATCGCCGCCATCATCGTGGAACCTGTGGCGGGCAACATGGGCCTGGTCCTGCCGGTGAACGGCTTCTTGCAGGGCCTGCGCGACCTGTGCACCGAACACGGCGCGCTGCTGATCTTCGACGAGGTGATCACCGGCTTCCGCGTGAACTACGGCGGGGCGCAGAAGCGCTTCGGCATCACGCCTGACCTGACCACCCTCGGCAAGATCATCGGTGGCGGCCTGCCCGTGGGCGCCTACGGCGGCAGGGCCGACCTGATGCGCCGCATCGCCCCCTGCGGCGAGGTGTACCAGGCGGGCACCCTGTCCGGTAACCCACTGGCCATGGCGGCGGGCATCGCCACCCTGGCGGAGCTGAAGAAATCCGACTACGACGCGCTGGAAGCCCGCGTGGCCGCGCTGGCCACGGAACTGCAAGCCATTCTGGCGGCCAAGGGCGTGCCGGTACGGGTAAACACCATCGCCTCCATGTTCACGGTGTTCTTCACCGACCAGCCGGTCACCGACTTCGCCAGCGCCAAGACCGCCAACGCGGCACTGTACACCAGCTATTACAAGCAGATGCGCGACAAGGGCATCTACCTTGCGCCGTCGCCCTTCGAGGCGGCCATGGTCTCGTTCGCCCA